A genomic region of Photobacterium swingsii contains the following coding sequences:
- a CDS encoding N-acetylneuraminate synthase family protein, which yields MTIINDFSRKLNIGNTEVSKEGTPYFIADIGANHNGNLEKAKELIYLASEAGAHAAKFQHFKAETIVSKHGFENLSGGQSHQDKWKKSVFDVYKDASINLEWTQTLVDTCKDAGVEFFTSPYSLDLVDFVDPFVPAYKVGSGDITWPEIINKMGSKNKPLLLACGASTMDEVDFAVNTALRQTSDIVLMQCNTNYTASLENFKYINLNVLKTLRAMYPDVILGLSDHTPGHSTVLGAIALGANVIEKHFTDSNNHEGPDHKFAMNPHSWKEMVERSQELHFALGNGVKKVEDNEKDTVIVQRRSIRFKSDIIAGEQITREHLECLRPCPADGIEPYHLEAILGRTVKDSVSKGEYIKWNQID from the coding sequence ATGACTATAATTAATGATTTTTCTAGAAAATTAAATATTGGAAACACAGAAGTATCTAAAGAAGGTACACCTTACTTTATAGCTGATATTGGTGCAAATCATAATGGAAACTTAGAAAAGGCTAAAGAACTTATTTATCTAGCGTCAGAAGCCGGAGCTCATGCAGCTAAGTTTCAACATTTTAAAGCGGAAACCATTGTTAGCAAACATGGTTTCGAAAACCTCTCTGGTGGGCAGTCGCATCAAGATAAATGGAAGAAATCAGTTTTTGATGTGTATAAAGATGCGTCTATTAATCTGGAATGGACTCAAACATTAGTTGATACTTGTAAAGATGCAGGTGTTGAATTTTTTACGAGTCCTTACTCATTGGATCTGGTTGATTTTGTAGACCCATTTGTTCCTGCGTATAAAGTTGGTTCTGGTGATATTACTTGGCCTGAAATTATTAATAAGATGGGAAGTAAAAATAAACCTCTATTGTTGGCTTGTGGCGCATCAACGATGGATGAGGTCGACTTTGCTGTTAATACAGCACTAAGACAGACCAGTGATATAGTATTGATGCAGTGTAATACTAATTATACTGCTTCATTAGAAAATTTTAAGTATATAAACCTTAATGTATTGAAAACACTTCGAGCAATGTACCCGGATGTCATTCTTGGGTTAAGCGACCATACTCCCGGTCACTCTACCGTATTAGGTGCAATAGCGTTGGGTGCAAACGTGATAGAGAAACACTTTACGGACAGTAATAATCACGAAGGTCCTGACCACAAATTCGCGATGAACCCTCATTCATGGAAAGAAATGGTAGAGCGCTCTCAAGAGTTGCACTTTGCTTTAGGTAACGGAGTTAAAAAAGTTGAAGATAACGAGAAGGATACTGTTATCGTGCAACGTAGATCTATCCGATTCAAATCAGATATCATTGCCGGTGAGCAAATTACAAGGGAGCATCTTGAATGCTTGAGACCTTGTCCTGCGGATGGTATTGAGCCTTACCATTTAGAAGCGATTCTGGGACGAACAGTTAAAGATAGTGTTAGTAAAGGTGAGTATATTAAATGGAATCAGATAGACTAG
- a CDS encoding glycosyltransferase family 2 protein, with protein MESDRLAVVIPAYNEESTISNVVKEIFDVLGKDVNVIVVNDCSKDATSKLSLDAGAIVLNLESNHGYAKAIEKGLDYATEHLNVTYLLTMDADGQHDPRSILAIYKKAVDGNCDLVIGQRPTCARFSERLYSLYFKFRFKITDPLSGLKLYKTSLYRHFGIFETYDSIGTELLTCSLINNRKVSQVPIVIRDRKDSSPRFGSFWTANFRIIASLFHTIKKF; from the coding sequence ATGGAATCAGATAGACTAGCTGTTGTAATTCCAGCATATAACGAAGAAAGTACCATAAGCAACGTAGTTAAAGAGATATTTGATGTCCTTGGTAAAGATGTAAATGTAATAGTTGTTAATGATTGTTCAAAAGATGCTACGTCAAAACTGTCTTTAGATGCGGGTGCGATAGTGTTGAACTTAGAAAGTAATCATGGTTATGCGAAGGCAATTGAAAAGGGGCTTGACTATGCTACCGAGCACCTCAACGTTACTTATCTTTTGACTATGGATGCTGATGGTCAGCATGATCCCCGTTCGATTTTAGCTATTTACAAAAAAGCAGTTGACGGTAATTGCGATTTAGTTATTGGTCAAAGGCCAACTTGTGCTAGGTTTTCTGAACGCCTATATTCATTATATTTTAAGTTTAGATTTAAAATAACTGATCCACTTTCTGGTTTGAAGCTCTATAAAACATCTTTATATCGGCATTTTGGTATATTTGAAACTTATGATTCAATAGGTACTGAGTTGTTAACGTGCTCATTGATTAATAACAGAAAAGTAAGTCAGGTTCCAATTGTAATCAGGGATAGAAAAGATTCATCGCCGAGATTTGGTAGTTTTTGGACTGCTAATTTTAGAATAATTGCTAGCCTTTTTCATACAATAAAAAAGTTTTAA